A window of Plutella xylostella chromosome 19, ilPluXylo3.1, whole genome shotgun sequence contains these coding sequences:
- the LOC125489998 gene encoding uncharacterized protein LOC125489998 produces the protein MPVTRSTTGRLQRGGLEQRPTEESSAAGATASTATATDSDTHTPSTAVKASTSTGVSTGVSTPPSSAARVNSVSPPVTGGAPLPVFGGVPPPPSTAARVVTAAAGTPCPPSCIRATPPASTARSKAKSLKARRIAEAKEELACRQVEIAEAKEEIARSKEEIARRKAELAAARLAVIEAESDTDDDDGSISTEMESTLKVDSWLKTQQNVLAIKNEPHSASAAPPPPTEAAEESRQHDEDYVLPPPVATAVDPASTAAVPVAQPRTSDSVSLTALAEAIALAARAGAPPPPPPPPAPRHISELPYFSGAPHEWLQFKTAYYESAASLAPCDNMGRLRRCLKGRAKEAVSRLLITSTTPENVMKSLELCFGRPDSIALAELERLRALRRPTDIATEFCFFANEVSNIVTTLQELHRDRYLNNPEITQLTVEKLTAAHKLRWFDFSAAQSPEEPDLLKLSRFLTREASICGPHAHEKTSSIAYEPKQQQQQQQPRRAQRAHATAEQKVSCPVCSNAGHNIAECRKFVESNIDSRWQLAKESRLCFRCLRYRSKTHRCRIKKCEVDGCERSHHRLLHFVRKDEPELKKTEAVASSWTPKTQAYLKIVKVQVSGPAGAVDTCALLDDGSTVTLIDSDIAQRIGARGPIDPLFIEVIADTSVEESASRRVTLTLEGASGTHIVNARTVRKLHLAAQRVTEQDLAGCPHLEDIQHELKHADMKPGLLIGQDNWHLLMASEVRAGQRHQPVASRTPLGWVLHGAHTRALGQRVHYVNNIINLEDSMDEQLKRHFALDSLMITPKTPKSDPEQRALDLLTKNTIARDDGRYETSLLWKKDDFSMPNNYENTLKRLHSIEKKIDRDADLKEKYEKQMESLITKGYAEVAPPTTSNKVWYLPHFAVVNPNKGKIRIVLDAAATYKGVSLNDHLLTGPDLLQSLPGVLMRFRQHAVAVTADIAEMFMQVKIRAEDRDALRYLWRGNKRDGPPTEYRMTSLIFGATSSPSTAIYVKNINALKYEATHPEAVDAIINKHYVDDYLDSHKTEEQAIKVAQDVRDIHRRGHFVPRQWASNSEAVLKALGETGNEPMNIKIDDGSSERVLGLIWRPKSDALGFNLDLARLPPAVIEKKIPTKREALKIVMSLYDPLGFAAPVTVRAKQLLQEAWRRGTTWDQPIDEDLSEQWQQWMMHLEGLRRVSIPRCYARYSDATSLQLHIFVDASESAYAAALYWRAVTAEGKTYLSLVIAKARVAPLKLTSIPRLELQAAVMGCRMAAAVIEEHQVKPESKTFWTDSKTVLTWLKNGSRSYRPFVAHRIADIEENSSTNEWRWIPTKLNVADDATRDVPRDFDADHRWYKGPSFLLEDPTAWPAEKPLLTKKTGEEKTTSVTEKSAQLKEALPDYNRFSKWEKLLRATARVLHFIQLCRPRDQRVNYKRTAKNSEKDPDWRKKTATKPNKRATVKTTEDRKYLPLTGQLLREAEILLVRLSQQQAFDSEIEDLQKNRTLNARSRLRHLAVVAENGILLLKSRIGRTLNIEQGVISPAILDGNHQITKLWIDYTHRHLMHAGAETTVNECRQHYWILRLRTVVKMMIHRCRPCRIRKDSPPQPPTGDHPSSRLAHHCRPYTYTGLDYFGPLTVTVGRTRQKRYVALFTCLTTRAVHLELVDSLTTSSAVMALRRHMALYGTPTELWSDNGTNLRGADRELRQSIDAATADEAAQQKINWRYIPPGAPFMGGAWERLVRSVKTALYAVLNEQHPAEEVLRTLLAEAEYAVNSRPLTHVSLEPDDPEALTPNHFLLGGSGRVHAPGSFDDKDLISRSHWRASQRLADLFWARWLREYLPELQHRREPHGRGEAVKIGDIVMVADGNLPRNTWPKGVVTAVYPGQDGIVRTVDVQTKGGTLRRPTKKLVILPTAPDVPIKEFNALQAMTGGRDVRND, from the coding sequence ATGCCTGTAACGAGGTCCACGACAGGGAGGCTACAGCGCGGCGGCCTAGAACAGAGGCCTACTGAAGAATCGTCGGCCGCCGGCGCCACCGCCTCCACCGCCACCGCTACAGACTCCGACACGCACACGCCGTCAACCGCCGTGAAAGCATCAACATCGACGGGTGTGTCCACCGGAGTATCGACGCCGCCCTCGTCTGCCGCCAGGGTGAATAGCGTCTCGCCCCCCGTAACAGGGGGGGCACCGCTCCCTGTGTTCGGGGGAGTACCGCCACCGCCCTCCACTGCCGCGAGGGTGGTTACAGCTGCTGCCGGAACGCCCTGCCCACCGTCATGCATCCGGGCTACTCCGCCAGCGTCTACAGCAAGATCGAAGGCCAAGTCATTAAAGGCACGCCGCATCGCCGAAGCGAAAGAAGAATTAGCGTGTCGTCAAGTTGAAATCGCCGAAGCAAAAGAAGAAATAGCACGTAGTAAAGAAGAAATAGCACGTCGTAAAGCTGAACTCGCCGCCGCCCGTCTCGCAGTTATTGAAGCTGAATCCGACACCGATGACGACGACGGCAGCATCAGTACCGAGATGGAGAGTACGCTCAAGGTCGACTCGTGGCTCAAGACACAGCAGAATGTACTGGCCATCAAGAACGAGCCTCACTCCGCGTCAGCAGCACCACCACCGCCAACAGAAGCTGCTGAGGAGTCCAGACAGCATGATGAGGACTACGTTCTACCGCCGCCAGTCGCCACCGCCGTCGACCCTGCCTCCACTGCCGCCGTCCCTGTCGCTCAGCCGCGGACAAGCGACTCTGTGAGCCTCACTGCCCTCGCCGAAGCTATTGCTCTAGCTGCAAGAGCcggggcgccgccgccaccaccaCCGCCACCGGCTCCGCGTCACATTAGTGAGCTACCGTACTTTAGTGGCGCGCCGCACGAGTGGCTACAGTTCAAGACCGCCTACTACGAGTCCGCCGCATCACTCGCGCCCTGCGACAACATGGGGCGCCTACGTCGATGCCTGAAAGGAAGAGCGAAGGAAGCTGTCAGCCGCCTGCTCATCACCAGCACGACGCCCGAGAACGTGATGAAGTCACTCGAATTGTGCTTCGGGCGCCCGGACAGCATCGCGCTCGCCGAGTTGGAACGTCTGCGCGCACTACGCCGGCCTACGGATATCGCTACAGAGTTCTGCTTCTTTGCAAACGAAGTAAGCAACATCGTAACGACACTTCAAGAGCTGCACCGCGACCGCTACCTCAACAATCCCGAGATCACGCAGCTCACAGTCGAGAAGCTCACCGCCGCCCACAAGCTTCGCTGGTTCGACTTCTCCGCCGCACAGTCGCCCGAGGAACCCGACCTGCTGAAGCTCAGCCGCTTCCTCACTCGGGAAGCCTCGATATGCGGGCCGCACGCACATGAGAAGACGTCGAGCATCGCCTACGAACCGAAGCAGCAgcaacagcagcagcagcCACGCCGCGCACAAAGGGCACACGCAACTGCGGAACAGAAAGTTTCGTGCCCAGTATGCTCCAACGCCGGCCACAACATAGCAGAATGCCGCAAGTTTGTAGAGAGCAACATCGACTCACGTTGGCAGCTAGCTAAGGAAAGCAGACTCTGCTTTCGTTGTCTACGCTACCGCAGCAAGACGCACCGATGCAGAATTAAGAAATGCGAAGTTGACGGCTGCGAGAGGTCACATCACCGACTGCTTCACTTCGTGCGCAAAGACGAGCCCGAATTAAAGAAAACGGAAGCAGTCGCCTCTTCGTGGACACCGAAGACGCAAGCGTATCTCAAGATAGTAAAGGTGCAAGTCTCCGGACCAGCGGGAGCGGTCGACACATGCGCGCTCCTAGACGACGGATCTACTGTTACGCTCATCGACAGTGACATTGCACAGAGGATCGGAGCCAGGGGGCCTATTGATCCTCTCTTCATAGAAGTGATCGCTGACACAAGCGTCGAAGAGTCCGCATCACGTCGCGTCACACTCACTCTCGAGGGGGCAAGCGGGACGCACATAGTCAACGCACGCACAGTAAGAAAGCTGCACCTCGCCGCACAGCGTGTCACCGAGCAAGACCTTGCCGGCTGCCCTCATCTAGAAGACATCCAGCACGAGCTGAAGCACGCAGACATGAAGCCAGGCCTGCTCATCGGGCAAGACAATTGGCACCTGCTCATGGCGTCGGAAGTGCGAGCGGGACAGCGACACCAACCAGTGGCTTCACGCACACCACTGGGCTGGGTTCTACACGGTGCACACACGCGCGCACTGGGACAGCGCGTGCACTACGTGAACAACATCATCAACCTCGAAGACAGCATGGACGAGCAGCTGAAGAGACACTTCGCGCTCGACTCATTAATGATCACACCGAAGACACCAAAGTCTGACCCAGAACAGCGAGCACTCGACCTGCTCACCAAGAACACCATAGCACGAGACGACGGCCGATATGAAACGTCTCTACTGTGGAAGAAGGATGACTTCAGCATGCCAAACAACTACGAGAACACGCTGAAGAGACTTCACAGCATCGAGAAGAAGATTGATCGCGACGCTGACCTCAAAGAAAAGTACGAGAAACAGATGGAGAGCCTTATTACAAAGGGCTACGCTGAAGTCGCGCCACCGACCACATCAAACAAAGTGTGGTATCTACCGCATTTCGCAGTCGTCAATCCGAACAAGGGCAAGATTCGCATTGTCCTGGACGCAGCAGCCACATATAAAGGCGTCTCACTAAATGACCACTTACTCACCGGGCCAGACCTACTACAGTCGTTGCCGGGAGTACTAATGCGCTTCAGACAGCATGCAGTCGCCGTGACAGCTGATATCGCCGAGATGTTCATGCAGGTGAAGATACGCGCTGAGGATCGAGATGCCCTTCGCTACCTGTGGAGGGGCAACAAGCGTGATGGGCCGCCAACAGAATACAGAATGACGTCACTCATATTCGGCGCTACAAGTTCACCATCAACAGCAATCTACGTGAAGAATATTAACGCACTCAAGTACGAAGCCACTCACCCCGAGGCAGTAGACGCAATTATCAACAAACACTACGTTGACGACTACCTCGACAGCCACAAGACCGAAGAGCAAGCGATCAAGGTGGCGCAGGACGTCCGCGACATACACCGGCGAGGCCACTTCGTGCCGCGGCAATGGGCATCAAACTCCGAGGCAGTACTCAAAGCACTCGGCGAAACAGGCAACGAGCCCATGAACATTAAGATCGATGATGGATCAAGCGAACGAGTCCTAGGTCTCATCTGGCGGCCAAAGTCCGATGCGCTCGGTTTCAACCTAGACTTGGCGCGTCTGCCGCCTGCAGTCATAGAAAAGAAGATACCCACGAAGAGAGAAGCACTCAAGATCGTCATGTCGCTGTATGATCCGCTCGGATTTGCCGCGCCTGTCACCGTGCGAGCAAAACAGCTACTTCAAGAGGCGTGGCGGCGCGGCACTACCTGGGACCAGCCAATAGATGAAGACCTCTCAGAACAATGGCAACAATGGATGATGCACCTGGAAGGGCTACGCCGTGTCTCAATACCGAGGTGCTACGCCCGCTACAGCGACGCTACGAGTCTACAGCTACATATATTTGTCGATGCGAGCGAGTCCGCATACGCTGCCGCTCTTTATTGGCGGGCGGTAACAGCAGAGGGTAAGACATACCTATCGCTCGTCATAGCAAAGGCGCGAGTGGCACCGCTCAAGCTCACTTCGATCCCGCGCCTCGAGCTACAAGCCGCCGTTATGGGCTGCCGTATGGCCGCAGCCGTCATTGAAGAACACCAAGTTAAGCCCGAATCGAAGACCTTCTGGACCGACAGTAAGACGGTGCTGACATGGCTGAAGAACGGCTCAAGATCGTACCGCCCGTTCGTCGCGCACCGCATAGCTGACATCGAGGAAAACAGCTCTACAAATGAATGGCGCTGGATACCTACGAAACTCAACGTGGCCGACGACGCTACAAGGGATGTGCCACGCGACTTCGACGCTGACCACCGATGGTACAAGGGCCCATCCTTCTTACTCGAGGACCCTACTGCCTGGCCGGCGGAAAAACCACTTCTAACGAAGAAAACAGGCGAAGAGAAAACGACCTCAGTTACCGAAAAGTCTGCACAACTAAAAGAAGCGCTGCCAGACTACAACCGTTTCTCTAAGTGGGAAAAACTGCTACGAGCTACAGCAAGAGTTTTACACTTCATACAGCTGTGCCGGCCACGTGATCAGCGAGTCAACTACAAAAGAACTGCGAAAAATAGCGAAAAAGACCCTGACTGGCGCAAGAAAACAGCTACGAAACCGAACAAGCGTGCGACAGTGAAAACTACAGAAGACAGAAAATACCTCCCGCTCACCGGGCAGCTACTACGTGAGGCGGAAATACTACTCGTACGCCTAAGTCAACAGCAAGCCTTCGACTCAGAAATAGAAGACTTACAGAAAAACAGAACCCTGAACGCGAGAAGCAGGCTGCGCCACCTTGCGGTCGTCGCTGAAAATGGAATACTACTATTGAAATCGCGAATCGGCCGTACACTCAATATAGAACAAGGAGTCATCAGCCCTGCAATACTCGACGGCAATCATCAAATCACGAAACTGTGGATCGACTACACACACCGCCATTTGATGCACGCAGGAGCCGAAACTACAGTTAATGAGTGCAGACAGCACTACTGGATACTCCGCCTTCGCACAGTGGTGAAGATGATGATTCATCGATGTCGACCATGCCGCATCAGGAAAGATTCACCCCCGCAGCCACCTACAGGAGACCACCCATCGAGCCGCCTTGCACACCACTGCAGGCCCTATACCTACACCGGCCTGGACTACTTCGGGCCTCTGACAGTCACCGTGGGCCGCACTCGACAGAAGCGATATGTGGCGCTCTTCACGTGTCTCACGACGCGCGCCGTACACTTAGAACTGGTGGACTCTCTCACCACTAGCTCGGCAGTGATGGCGCTGCGTAGGCACATGGCACTCTACGGAACACCTACTGAGCTATGGTCCGACAACGGCACGAACCTGCGCGGGGCTGATAGAGAGCTGCGGCAATCAATCGACGCCGCTACAGCTGATGAAGCGGCCCAACAGAAGATCAACTGGCGCTACATACCTCCTGGGGCTCCTTTCATGGGTGGGGCCTGGGAGAGACTGGTGCGGTCAGTGAAGACCGCCCTTTACGCCGTCCTGAACGAGCAGCACCCAGCCGAAGAGGTGCTGCGCACACTGCTAGCCGAGGCAGAATACGCAGTAAACAGCCGCCCGCTCACGCATGTGTCACTCGAGCCCGACGACCCCGAGGCCTTGACACCGAACCATTTCCTGCTCGGCGGATCAGGACGCGTACACGCGCCTGGCAGCTTCGACGACAAGGACCTCATCAGCCGCAGTCACTGGCGCGCCTCTCAGCGCCTGGCCGACCTCTTCTGGGCAAGATGGCTACGAGAGTACCTGCCTGAACTTCAGCACCGGCGGGAGCCTCACGGACGCGGCGAAGCAGTCAAGATTGGCGACATTGTCATGGTGGCAGACGGCAACCTACCGCGCAACACGTGGCCAAAGGGCGTTGTCACGGCTGTCTACCCCGGACAAGACGGCATCGTAAGAACAGTCGACGTCCAAACCAAAGGAGGAACCCTTAGAAGACCGACCAAGAAGCTGGTGATCCTGCCTACAGCTCCAGACGTTCCGATCAAAGAATTCAACGCCCTGCAGGCGATGACCGGCGGGAGAGATGTACGGAACGACTAA